The stretch of DNA ATAACCCTGACCACGGTGGTGAATCTCATTATCTACGAAGTAAAGAATGTTTTGATACACCGGAAATTCATATTGCCCGAATAAATTGAAAGTTTCCTGAAAACGTTCTTCGGAGATCTGTTTGAAATAATGATTGATTACCTCTGTCTCTTCATCCCATTTTTTAAGAATTTCTTCTTTGGTTTTAGGATTAAAGCCTTCCTCATTATAAGCTTCCATATTTTTTTCGGTAATTCCTTTTAAGGCTGGTCCGCCAATGCTGATTAGTTCTACGGCTAATTTTGCAAAAGGTCTCATTCCTGCAACAGAAAATTCAAATAAATCTTTTTCAGGGAAAGCTTCAATGACTCTTCTTGTCAGGTTTCTGTGCCCTTGCCAGTGTTCCAATAATTGCTCAGAGGTCATAAACTGTTTTGTAGCTGTGGCAGTTGCTGTAGTTGTCATAATATTTTTGTTTTATTTGTTATTGTTGATACAAAGATAATAGGCGATGATGACAACAGTTTGTCAGTAGTATTTTCGAAATAAAAAATATTTATTTTCTTGTGTTCCAAAATATCATTGAAATTTTTCCGTTTAGAAAAAAGATGGATTGACCCAAGCGGGTAATTATTATAATTTTCAGAGAAATGAAGAAGTTTATCTTAGCTGTTACCATTGTTCCCCTGGTAATCTCATGTAATAAAATTGGTGAAAAAATAGATCAAACGGTTCAGAAAACAACTGAAACGGTACAGCAGAAAGCTCAGGCAGCTGTAGAAGAAAGGGTGAAAAATACGGTTAATGAATCCATAAAATCTCTTACAAATTCTCAGGACATCCAGTTTAATGATGTTTTCCCTAACTCCGGGAAAGACTTGATTTCTGCGGAAAGTGGAAAAAAATTCGTATTTCCTAATGGTACTGAAGGGTATATTTTTAAATATAAGGCCGATAAAGAAACTTTAATTCCTTTTCTGGAAGGCCAGGCTACTACTAATGAAAGTAAGTCTGACCAGAAAGCACGAAAAATAAATGGGCAGAGTATCATCGATAAAATAAGTTTTATTGAAAAATTTCTGCCCGAAAATACGATTGATAAAAATATTTTAGAAGATATAAAGAACGATGA from Chryseobacterium piperi encodes:
- a CDS encoding DinB family protein; this translates as MTTTATATATKQFMTSEQLLEHWQGHRNLTRRVIEAFPEKDLFEFSVAGMRPFAKLAVELISIGGPALKGITEKNMEAYNEEGFNPKTKEEILKKWDEETEVINHYFKQISEERFQETFNLFGQYEFPVYQNILYFVDNEIHHRGQGYVYLRALGIEPPFFWERSIIHLKLYINH